One genomic segment of Synechocystis sp. LKSZ1 includes these proteins:
- a CDS encoding glutathione S-transferase codes for MIKLYGHEISGNSYKVQLMLSLLNLDYEWVRIDLMKGAHKSPEYLAMNPFGQVPLLVDGEIQLADAQAILVYLARQYGGDQWLPTDALPLARVIRWLSTAAGEVRQGPENARLYHLFGAGTNINIERATQKSKLILTQLDQHLHVYTWLEFECPTIADIAVFPYVALARDGKIDLEAYPHVLAWIDRIKQLPGYIPMTGL; via the coding sequence ATGATTAAGCTCTACGGTCACGAAATTTCGGGTAATAGCTACAAAGTCCAGCTAATGCTGTCACTACTCAACTTGGACTACGAATGGGTCAGAATCGATCTGATGAAAGGCGCGCATAAGTCGCCAGAATACCTCGCCATGAATCCCTTTGGGCAGGTACCATTGCTGGTAGATGGAGAGATCCAACTGGCGGATGCCCAAGCCATTTTGGTCTATCTCGCTCGCCAGTACGGGGGAGACCAGTGGCTCCCGACCGATGCCCTGCCGCTAGCACGGGTGATTCGCTGGTTATCGACGGCGGCGGGAGAGGTGCGCCAAGGGCCTGAAAATGCGCGTCTTTACCATTTATTCGGGGCTGGAACAAACATTAACATTGAGCGGGCGACCCAAAAATCCAAGCTCATCCTCACCCAATTGGATCAGCACTTGCATGTCTACACTTGGCTTGAGTTTGAATGTCCAACAATCGCGGATATTGCAGTCTTCCCTTATGTCGCGCTTGCACGGGATGGCAAAATCGACCTAGAAGCCTATCCCCATGTGCTTGCCTGGATTGATCGCATCAAACAATTACCCGGTTATATTCCCATGACAGGACTGTAG
- a CDS encoding nuclear transport factor 2 family protein, with protein sequence METKPPLPPFTLETALLKVQAAEDTWNTRDPERVALAYTEDSEWRNRAEFFSGREAIKAFLQRKWAKELDYRLKKELWCFMDNRIAVRFEYEWHDDAGFWYRAYGNENWEFADNGLMMRRFASINDVPIQESDRKFRWERT encoded by the coding sequence ATGGAAACGAAACCCCCCTTGCCGCCATTTACCCTAGAAACCGCCCTGCTCAAAGTACAAGCGGCGGAGGATACTTGGAATACCCGCGATCCAGAACGAGTGGCCCTTGCCTACACCGAAGATTCTGAATGGCGCAATCGAGCCGAATTTTTTAGCGGACGTGAGGCGATCAAAGCCTTCCTTCAACGCAAATGGGCCAAGGAACTCGATTACCGTTTGAAGAAGGAACTTTGGTGCTTTATGGATAACCGCATTGCTGTGCGATTTGAATATGAATGGCACGATGATGCGGGTTTTTGGTATCGCGCCTATGGCAATGAAAACTGGGAATTTGCGGACAATGGTTTGATGATGCGTCGGTTTGCCAGCATTAATGATGTCCCCATCCAAGAGTCAGACCGCAAATTTCGTTGGGAACGCACCTGA
- a CDS encoding pyridoxamine 5'-phosphate oxidase family protein: protein MANPGWSQASSPFHQGELAIQARLGLQEQMDKQGRRVIRDYLPDQFRQFFAQLPYVIIGTVDATGNPWASILVGNPGFISTPSDNTLKVMAQPLCGDPFATNLTEGLDIGLLGIELSTRRRNRVNGIVSAVYPDGFEVQVQQTFGNCPQYIQTRTPKSHDLDPTAIRPPSPVEQFKTIEQAIITAADTFFIATAYQSTSAGSASGVDVSHRGGKLGFVKIEDDRTLTIPDFSGNRHFNTFGNLALNPHAGLLFIDFSEGHLLYLTGTAEVIWEGPEILTYAGAERLLRFHLQIGYRLEGGLPLRWSDPELSPFLNPTGPWQSMTP, encoded by the coding sequence ATGGCAAACCCCGGTTGGTCTCAGGCCTCATCCCCTTTTCATCAGGGAGAGTTAGCAATTCAGGCTCGCTTGGGCCTACAGGAACAGATGGATAAACAGGGGCGGCGCGTGATTCGGGACTATCTCCCCGATCAGTTTCGGCAATTCTTTGCCCAACTCCCCTACGTGATTATCGGTACAGTTGATGCGACAGGTAATCCTTGGGCCTCGATCCTGGTCGGTAATCCGGGTTTTATCTCTACCCCTAGCGATAACACCTTGAAAGTAATGGCCCAACCCCTATGCGGCGACCCCTTCGCCACTAACCTGACAGAGGGCCTTGACATTGGCTTATTGGGGATTGAATTATCGACCCGTCGCCGCAATCGAGTCAATGGAATCGTCAGTGCCGTCTATCCTGATGGTTTTGAGGTGCAGGTACAGCAAACCTTTGGCAATTGTCCTCAGTACATTCAAACCCGTACCCCCAAGAGCCATGACCTTGATCCCACCGCGATCAGACCCCCATCCCCCGTTGAACAATTCAAGACAATAGAACAGGCAATCATTACAGCCGCTGACACCTTTTTTATTGCCACCGCCTATCAGTCCACATCGGCAGGTTCTGCCAGCGGGGTTGATGTCTCCCATCGGGGCGGAAAACTGGGTTTTGTCAAAATCGAGGATGATCGTACCCTAACCATTCCTGATTTCTCTGGTAATCGTCACTTCAATACCTTTGGCAATCTAGCATTAAATCCCCATGCTGGCCTTTTGTTTATCGATTTTTCCGAGGGCCATTTACTCTACTTGACAGGCACCGCTGAAGTGATTTGGGAAGGGCCGGAAATTCTGACCTATGCTGGAGCAGAACGCTTGCTGCGCTTCCATCTGCAAATCGGCTACCGATTGGAAGGGGGCCTCCCTCTGCGCTGGTCAGACCCAGAGTTGTCACCGTTTCTCAATCCCACAGGGCCTTGGCAATCGATGACCCCGTGA
- a CDS encoding TetR/AcrR family transcriptional regulator, with product MPKDTYIPCLLSLFRQHGYDGATLSKISEATGLGKASLYHHFPGGKDDMVKTVLDYLESWLDQNVLQLIRRPGEPLIRLQLMCDRVSEVYEEGQQPCLFAILLLGSARDVFHAQVKEILCDWIEAIATLLMESGMDPALAWQRGEDGVLAIQGALILSQGLDKPALFQRVIKQLPQQLCRTF from the coding sequence ATGCCTAAGGACACCTACATTCCCTGCCTGTTAAGCCTTTTTCGCCAGCATGGTTACGATGGTGCAACCCTATCCAAAATTTCTGAGGCAACTGGATTGGGCAAGGCAAGTCTGTACCATCATTTTCCGGGGGGCAAGGATGACATGGTTAAGACAGTGCTGGATTATCTAGAAAGCTGGCTGGATCAAAATGTATTGCAACTCATCCGCAGACCCGGTGAGCCGTTAATCCGTTTGCAACTAATGTGCGACCGCGTCAGTGAGGTTTATGAGGAAGGACAACAACCGTGCCTCTTTGCTATTTTGTTATTGGGTTCCGCCCGCGATGTATTTCATGCTCAGGTGAAAGAGATACTTTGCGACTGGATTGAAGCGATCGCCACATTACTAATGGAATCTGGGATGGATCCAGCCCTGGCCTGGCAACGGGGAGAAGATGGCGTCCTTGCTATTCAGGGTGCATTGATTTTATCGCAAGGGTTGGACAAGCCGGCCCTGTTTCAGCGTGTCATCAAACAGTTACCGCAACAACTCTGTCGGACATTTTAA